The following proteins are encoded in a genomic region of Rissa tridactyla isolate bRisTri1 chromosome 5, bRisTri1.patW.cur.20221130, whole genome shotgun sequence:
- the LOC128909808 gene encoding toll-like receptor 1, translated as MTGKMGSLRNFFLYKCLFALTFWNHVSLSVENELFTSVSNYFPEDGSDKKVKSLPLLYTNNHQSKANFDWVVIQNTTESLSLSEITNDNVKKLIALLSNFRQGSRLQNLTLTNVSVDWDFLIKIFQTVWHSSIEYFNVNSVTQLSAIKGYYFDYSGTSMKALTMKKVLITDLYFTQDDLYKIFADMNIAALTIAESEMIHMLCPSSDSPFRYLNFSKNDLTDLLFQKCDKLIKLETLNLQKNKFESLSKVSFMTSRMKSLKYLDMSNNLLSHDAPDVQCQWSKSLSELDLSSNQLTESVFECVPVNIKKLDLQNNQITSVPKGMAELKSLKELNLASNRLADLPGCGGFTSLEFLNIEMNLILTPSADFFQSCPRVRELQARHNPFKCSCELQDFIRLERQSGGKLFGWPSAYVCEYPEDLRGTQLKDFHLTELACNTTLLLVTALLLTLVLVAVVAFLCIYLDVPWYVRMTWQWTQTKRRAWHHHPEEQERVLQFHAFISYSERDSLWVKNELIPNLEKGEGCVQLCQHERNFVPGKSIVENIINCIEKSYKSIFVLSPNFVQSEWCHYELYFAHHKLFSENSNSLILILLEPIPPYIIPARYHKLKALMAKQTYLEWPKERSKHALFWANLRAAVSINLPMADGNSCGEMH; from the coding sequence ATGACAGGAAAAATGGGATCTctcagaaacttttttctttacaagtgTCTGTTTGCATTAACTTTTTGGAACCACGTCAGCCTGTCTGTGGAAAATGAACTCTTTACATCTGTTTCTAACTATTTTCCAGAAGATGGCTCTGACAAAAAAGTCAAGAGCCTGCCACTCCTGTATACAAATAATCATCAGTCCAAAGCTAATTTTGACTGGGTTGTGATACAAAATACTACAGAAAGCCTGTCATTGTCAGAAATCACAAATGacaatgtaaaaaaattaatagctttaTTATCTAATTTCAGGCAAGGCTCCAGGTTACAAAATCTGACACTGACAAACGTGTCAGTGGACTGggattttcttattaaaatttttCAGACTGTATGGCACTCTTCCATTGAATACTTCAATGTTAACAGTGTAACACAATTGTCGGCCATCAAAGGCTATTACTTTGACTATTCAGGTACCTCTATGAAAGCATTGAcaatgaaaaaagttttaatcACAGATCTGTACTTCACGCAGGATGACCTAtacaaaatatttgcagacaTGAATATTGCAGCCTTAACAATAGCTGAATCAGAGATGATACATATGCTGTGTCCTTCATCTGACAGTCCCTTTAGATACTTAAATTTTTCAAAGAATGATTTAACAGatcttctttttcaaaaatgtgACAAATTAATTAAACTGGAGACATTAAACTTGCAGAAGAATAAATTTGAGAGCCTTTCCAAGGTAAGCTTCATGACCAGCCGTATGAAATCACTGAAATATCTGGACATGAGCAACAACTTGCTGAGTCATGATGCACCTGATGTGCAATGCCAATGGTCTAAGTCTCTGTCAGAGTTGGACCTGTCCTCAAATCAGTTGACGGAGTCCGTGTTTGAGTGCGTGCCAGTCAACATCAAAAAGCTGGACCTGCAAAACAATCAGATCACCAGTGTCCCCAAGGGGATGGCTGAGCTGAAATCCTTGAAGGAGCTGAACCTGGCATCGAACAGGCTGGCTGACCTGCCGGGGTGCGGTGGCTTTACATCCCTGGAGTTCCTGAACATAGAGATGAATTTGATCCTCACCCCATCTGCTGACTTCTTCCAGAGCTGCCCAAGGGTCAGGGAGCTGCAAGCCAGGCACAACCCGTTCAAGTGTTCCTGTGAACTGCAGGACTTTATCCGTCTGGAGAGGCAGTCTGGGGGGAAGCTGTTTGGCTGGCCATCGGCGTACGTGTGCGAGTACCCGGAAGACTTGCGAGGAACGCAGCTGAAGGACTTCCACCTGACCGAACTGGCTTGCAACACGACGCTCTTGCTTgtgacagctctgctgctgacgCTGGTGCTGGTGGCGGTCGTGGCCTTTCTGTGCATCTACCTGGACGTGCCGTGGTACGTACGGATGACGTGGCAGTGGACGCAGACGAAGCGGAGAGCTTGGCACCACCATCCCGAAGAGCAGGAGAGGGTTCTGCAGTTTCACGCGTTCATTTCCTACAGCGAGCGTGATTCATTGTGGGTGAAGAACGAGCTGATCCCAAACCTGGAGAAGGGGGAGGGCTGTGTACAACTGTGCCAGCACGAGAGGAACTTTGTCCCCGGCAAGAGCATTGTGGAGAACATCATTAACTGCATAGAGAAGAGCTACAAGTCGATCTTTGTGTTGTCTCCCAACTTTGTGCAGAGCGAGTGGTGTCACTATGAGCTGTACTTTGCCCATCACAAATTATTCAGTGAGAATTCCAACAGCTTAATCCTCATTTTACTGGAGCCGATCCCTCCATACATTATCCCTGCCAGGTACCACAAGCTGAAGGCTCTCATGGCAAAGCAAACCTACCTGGAGTGGCCGAAGGAGAGGAGCAAGCATGCCCTTTTCTGGGCTAACCTGAGGGCAGCTGTTAGCATTAACCTGCCAATGGCTGATGGAAACAGCTGTGGGGAAATGCATTAA